ttataaaatgtcattttttgacaaatttgccttcaATATTACAACATTTACCTAAtgtaaaacataaatttattttgttatATTCGAAACTATGGTAGTGAAAGTGTAGCGAGAGGAGCTAAGATCCACAGCTACGGAAAGAGTTTTAACGGTTTTGCAGCGAGATTATTGCCTGAAGAAGCAAAGAGATTATCAGGTAATTttctttaaaattaaaattaagaatAGTGATTTAGATCCACGTgtctaaataaataaacatggaaatgaaaaaaatgcaGGGAAAAGTGGTGTAGTATCAGTGTTTCCGAACACGATACGAAAACTTCTAACAACAAGATCATGGGATTTCTTGGGAATGCCTGAAAATTTAAAGCAACGGAACCTTCAAAGAGAAAGCAATGTTATCGTTGGCCTTTTGGATACAGGTTCTTGcttcttttatttttgttcAACTCGTGTTTAATAAATAATGCTACTTGAAACAATTCAATGTTTTAATTGGTTTGTGTTTTATTAGGAATTTATGTTGATGCGCCAAGCTTCAGTGACCAAGGATACAGTCCTCCCCCGTCGAAATGGAAAGGAAAATGCGACAAAGGCTTAAACTTCACCGGATGTAACAGGTCACTTTCTCGATCTTTTTACGTTTTCCTATCTAATCTCTAATTATTAGGTCTGCTAATCAAGCCCGGCCTTAGGGGTAGGCGAGGGCTGCGACCGCCTAGGATCCAAGCGAAAAGGGGCCCAAAATAATAGTATATCCAGCAatttagtaataataataaacaacgCATTAAATATACAAGTTATTTCTTTGGCTCGTTGGTAGAAAGTAAGTGCTAAAGCTTTGATACCTACCACAGATATAATGTCAAATTTTAATGAAGATAAAATTAACtgatactccatccgtcccagattagttgttatacttttctttttcatccGTCCCGgcttagttgttacacttttaaATTAGAAATGATCTCACAATTATTATACTGTCTCTCtttccactaatttttttttgtccccaaccctctctcattcaataaaAAATATTCCACTAACCTCTATcgcatctactttttcaataaaataacaactgataaccaaacaatcacttatcacctaaagctttatgcaaaggtaagtgtaacgactaaattgagacggagggagtaattttacATGCTTAAAATGAatctttatttaaaataataaattctttatgcatattaaaattatcttgtaattaagtgaatatttattttattgaaatatttcaacAGATCGACTAGAGCAGGATCTAAAAAATTCTAGGATTCTTCAAATGAGATATAGTAAGTTTTTAGtgatttgaattcaacaacataatggatttaacaaaaacaataatattatttcaaTTAAAGACGCATCATTTCGGAAGGGCTCTAATCCCTTATTTCGCCTATGACCCTCAAAATGTCAGGACTGGAGCGGCTGCTAATTGCTAAATGAAAACGTAACAAAAGTTTTAGTTGATACTATAGGAAGAGTGAATGTGAAGGTAAAGTCAGTTGATTACATTAGATGATGGTAAAGTAAGTTAATTATGCAGGAAGGTGATAGGAGCAAGGTACTACAACCTAGGAGAAGACACTGGGATGGATTTATCCCCAACCGACCAGGACGGGCATGGAACACACACATCATCAACAGCAGCAGGAAGTTCAGTAAAAAGGGCGAGCTTATATGGGCTAGCTAAGGGAACAGCTCGAGGCGGGGTGCCTAATGGGCGCATTGCAATGTACAAAGTATGTGGTTCCTTTGGTTGCTCAGATATGAACATTTTAGCTGCATTGGATGATGCAATTTCTGATGGAGTAGACATCATTTCTGTATCCATTGGTGGCCCTGTTAAGGATTTCATGGACGATGTGTTAGCTATCGGGTCGTTTCACGCGATGAAGAAGGGAATATTAACTGTTTGTGCAGGGGGGAATGAAGGACCATCTCAAGGGACAGTCAATAATATTGCTCCTTGGATTCTAACTGTTGCTGCCACTAATATGGATCGGGAATTTCATACTATGGTAGAGCTTGCAAATGGTGTCAAATTCAATGTAAGTCTTAATTAATAAGGACACTTTTAGGCTCCGttttattggacttattttgactgaatttatattatctggatttatctgaacttaacttaacttaacttaactgaacttaactgaacttattaaacttattttgtctgaaataaacttatttgtgtgtgaaaatgtctgaaaagaCTTATTTTTTgctgaactgaacttatctgaacttattttgtctgaaataaatcgAGAGAACAGGTATCGGTTTGATTGTTTTAGCACATGATTATTTATTGATATTTGCAACTTCTTGTGGATTAGGGGATGTCAATCAATACGTTTTCACCCAAGAAAACCATGTATCCTTTAACAAGCTCTGCTCTTGCGTATAACGGCACCGATAGTCCTTATCTAAATAAAAGGTAATCCCCGGCCTCTTCTTTTTAATTAcaatactttttatttttaggcTTGTCATTGTATAATCTTTTCATCTTTAATATTTTATGGTTTACATAAGATTTGAACATGTGATCTCAAGTTTTAACATTAGAGTATAATCCAATTAAGACATGTTACACGTTatatttgcaaaattaatattaatataatattaaaaaagtTGGTCCAGACGTAATTTCATTAAAgaatataataaattaattgttcACATAATAATCCTGGACATTGTACGGGCCTAAATACTAGTGTATATTTCAATACTCGATTTTTTATAAATGTTAGATTTTGTGAAACTTTTTGAGTTGTAGCGTATGTTATTGATCAAGTATATAGCATGGTGTAACCTAAGATGAATTCTCCCTCAATAGGATATGCATTGATTCAcaaaatatacatagttttacaAAGTCAACTAGGATTTACACATTACTATATTTACAATGCTAAATATGGAACAATAATATTTACATATTATTTTGTCTAACACACCCCCTCAGTCGGAGCGGGAGGAGGACAAACGCTTAGAATGGTgcaaaaatcaacaaacaagGGTGAGGGAAGACCCTTAGTGAAGATGTCGGCATACCGAAACGAAGAAGGCACATGGAAAACCCGAATATGACCAAGAGCCACCTTTTCCCTAACAAAGTGAATATACATCTCTGCATGCTTAGTGCGTTGATGATGGACTGGATTATGAAACATGTACACTGCATTAAAATTGTCACAATAAACAACCGTTGCCCTTTTCAAAGGACAATGAAGTTCCAGAAGTAAATTCTGAATCCACGCCGTTTCTGCCACGATGTTAGCAACACCCCTGTACTAGGCCTCAGCACTAGAACGAAACAACGTAGCCTGGAATTCGGAAGACCAAGACATAAGATTATCACCAAGAATGATACAATACCCAGACGTAGAACGACAAGTATCCGGACAACCACCCCAATCTGCATCGGTATATGACACAAGACTAGTAGTAGGAGTCGAAGAGAAGTGCATGCCATAATCTACAATACCCTTGATATATCGAAGAATATGCTTCAAGGCATGGGGACGAGGATCGTGCATGAATAAACACACATGTTGGACGGCATAAGATATATAAGGTCGATCTAGTAAAAGTAAGATACTGGAGTGCTGCCGTAAGCTGACGATAGAAGGAAGGATCAACAATCGGTTTTCCACTTGTAGCACTAAGCTTGGACTTAGTGTCAACAGGTGTGGCAGTGGACTTACAAGAAGACAGGTCAGCACGGGCTAGAATTTCTTGTGCGTACTTTCGTTGGCAAAGAAACATGTTATCCTTGGTACGAGAGAAAGAAATACCAAAAAAGTACAAGAGAGAACCAAGATCCTTCATAGCAAACTCGAAACTGAGAAGAGTGATAATACGAGTCCGGAGAATATTAGAAGAATAAGTAAGAAtgatatcatcaacatacaTCAGAAGATAAGCAGTTTTCGCACCTCGTCGGAAAATGAACAATGAGGTGTCACTCTTACTGTTAACAAATCTCAAAGAAAGGAAATAAGTCACAAACCGCTGGTACCAAGCCCGAGGAGCTTTCTTTAGGCCATAGATAGACCTATGAAGAAGAAAGACATGCTTAGGCTTGTCAGGATGGACAACCCGGGTGGCTGGTGCATATAAACTGTTTCCTGTAAGTGACCATGAAGAAAACATTTTTCACATCCAGCTGATGAATATACAAAATTTTCTTCCCAGAACCACGGGAAGATTTTCTTCCCTTTGTAGTTCTTTCCACCATCAGACTTCCCACCTCCACCACGGCCCCCATCACCACTACCACTGTTCGTCGGCGGTTGTGACACAGAAGAGGAGCTTTGTGGGTATTGCCCGCGACCAGCAGGGTTAACGATGCGACATTGTCATCCTTCTCGGAGATGCAGATGAGTCTTTCCAGATCCAGGGTGGAGCAAGCCTCGCCCAAGGAGGGCAGAGGATTGGTCTGGAGAATAATCGTGGCAATAGTACGATACTCCGCGTCCAAGTTTCCCACCAACTGAAGAGCAAGACGCTCCGCCGAAACATGGTGGTTGAGGGCGGCGAGTTGGTTAACGACGGTCTTAAGAGACTGACAATATTCATCAAGAGAAGAAAATTTGGACATCCGAATATTACCGAACTTATTCTCCAGCAAGACCACTCATGTACCTCTGTTGTCTTGGAATATTTTGCGGAGCCTATTCCAAATTTCCAATGCAGTAGCATTATTGTCCAAGACCTTGAGGAAGAATTCCTTCGAAATTGTTCCATACAGCCATTGGAGAACAATTGCATCAAGACGATCACACAAATCATCATCTATGTCCTTCGATTTATTGACCTTTGGATTGATATGATCCAACACCATGTAGACCTTAGCCATATTACGAAATAACGTTGCCCAAGGAGTATACTTCACATTGTCTACGTCAAGAACAAGAGGAATAAGGGCTTTGAAATTTGTGGCACTGAGAGCCGGATGATAAGCATGGATCATTGTGGTTTTGGGAGGATCATCACCGACCAttggagaagaaaaagaagagaaagaagagagaAGCAGCGGAAGAATATGAAGCCTAGGGTTAGGCCTAATACCATGTAAACTAAGATGAATTCTCCTCCAGGAGGTTATGCATTGATTCACAACATATATATAGGGTTTACGCGTTACTGTATTTTGGCCCTATTCTTTAGAGTTgaactgaattaaactgaactgaactaaactgaactgaactaaactgaactgaattaaactgaactttACTTAATTTAACTTAACTAAACTAAATattactgaaataaataaattaattaaataataaataatatagctgaaattaacttaacttaacttaattgAAATTAAGTGCGAAATAAATCCTGAAACTGCAATTAAGCAAAAAAGAATAGGGCCTTACAATGCTAAATATGGAACAATAATATTTACATATTATTGTGTCTAACACATGGGTTACAATATTagtcttaattttttttattaaacctAATGCGACTAGAAGTCTACTATATTTGCATGTCCTAAGAGAGTTTTATTCTCTATCACGTACATTCCCGCAGTTATAGCGGGAGGATGTGGTAAGCAATGACTATTCCTAAAATCAAAAAAGCAATTGTCGCTGAAGGTCTTTCGTAAAAATTTATGCAAACTGATATCGAGAGGGAACATGGAACAACCAAACTAGGACAAATGCCACCTTTTCTCGAAAAAATGGATGTTCCTCTCGAAGTGCATGCTTAGATACGTTGATGTTGTACTGGGTTGCGAGTTAGATAAATTGTACTAGCATTATCAAAATAAACGATGGTGGTCTTGTGAGGAGGACAACGTAGCTTAAATAATAGGTTCTTTAACCCAACATGTATGCTTCTGCACTAGGTGTGTACTATGTAGGCTAGCGTATGGAggaccaaaaaataaaattctcaTTTATAAAACTACAATATAACATGAAGTATACTTGTGTATGTATGGACATCCACCCCAATATGCATCAGTATAACTAATCAATTATAAAGAAGCAATAGGGTATAAATGTAACCCGTATTCAATGATGCCTTGAATATTTCACAAAATATGGTTTAATGCACGAAGGAGGAAATATGAGCTTAAAATCAGCTAATCCTTGTTTGAATTTGATACGTTAAATGAATTATAAACAATAGTCTTTATTATTAAACATAACAGACTGCAATTTTTACTTTCTCGTACTTGATTGGCAGCACATGTGAATCGGGCACACTAATGGAGAAAAAGGTGAAGGGAAAGATAGTGTTATGCTTGGGATACGTATCAGCTGATTGGACGGTGAAACAGAGCCGTGGAGCTGGTACTATCATTGCTCTTGATTACCCGGAAGACACTGCTTCCACCACTCTTATCCCTGCTTCTTTTGTCTCTGCCAAACAGGGTTATCAGATTGCCCAATACATTAACTCCACCAAGTAAGTTTAAGATTACAACTTAAAGTATTACTTTTCCAagatttgttttattaatttcaaGAACAAATTATTGATATAGTATTTGAATTATTGGTATATATTGCAGGTCAGCACAAGCTATTATACACAAAACTTTAAGTATTACTACAACAAAGACTCCTGTGGTTGCTTCGTTTTCATCAAGAGGTCCCAGTCCCCAAACTATAGCTAAAAACATCCTCAAGGTAACATATTAATTATatcattaataaattaattgtttGTGTATCAATAAATTAATACGTACTTGATAGACTAAATGAATATATGTGACAGCCTGATATAAGTGCACCTGGGATAGATATTCTTGCTGGATATACAAAACTGGTATCCATCACAAACGACGTACATGACAAACGAATCAACTCCTTCAACATTATCTCAGGTACTTCTATGGCTTGTCCTCATGTCTCAGGTGCTGCTGCCTATGTTAAGGCATTCCATCCAGACTGGTCACCTGCTGCCATCAAGTCCGCTCTCATGACCACAGGTAGGTTACCGGAATCATAAATGACATTTTTGTAAATATTTTGCTTGAAAAATGTAGGTGCTATAATATTAGGTGTTGACTGTATATGTATACATAATTATTGACTACATATTACTCGGTGTTTATTGTATACTATTTTTCGTTGGCGATGTATTTTATGTTTGCTGATGAATTACTAAAATGAAATGTTGTTTATTGGTAAGTGATTGACAGTATATTTATTTTCGTAGATTGTTTATTAGTAGAAACTTATTTATAATGTTAGCTGTTGACTGTATATTACATACTTGTTGATGTATTATGAAAAATACAATAATGACCATACATATGGCCCACATTTGATGTCATGTGACTATACTTGAGCCCACATTATGGTTTATTACGAAAATGTGATTTGATTGGAAAGAACTCGGAACGGCTCCAAACATTCACTCTAATCTCTTTTTTCTTCCCTCCAGCTAAACCTGTGAATGGCAGTGGCACAGAAGATCCGTTGAGTAGTGGATCTGGGTTGCTTAACCCAGTCGCGGCTGTACATCCGGGCTTAGTCTATGACCTCTCACCAAACGATTACATTAGGTACCTTTGCAGCGAAGACTACAATGGAACCACCCTAGCCCTTgtccacaacaacaacaacaagtacAACTGCTCGAAATTCAAGCCTGGACTTGGAGCTGATAGCCTGAACTACCCTTCAATGCACCTTCAGCTTGGCGCTAGTGACACACACATTTCAAAAGTGTTCCATCGGACTGTAACCCATGTTGGACATGGACCTGCAATTTACAAATCAAAAGTGACATCACCCAATGGTCTGTCTATCAAAATCATTCCTGATGTCTTATCATTCACAAACACACACCAAAAATATTCATTCAAAGTTGTGGTAGAAGGCTCTATAACGAATTCTACACCCTACACCCTTACTTCATTCTTGGAGTGGTTCCACTCCAACAACATAGTCAGAAGCCCTATATTGATTTTTAGACCAATAGTCTGACAAAATTAATTAGTAGTAGATAGGAATTTAGTCACTCTTAGATTGAACATGATTGCTACTTTGGCACTAATTACTCATTTTATCCCTGCTTAAATTGTTAGCTGTATATTTGAACTTGCAATGGCAAACTATTTGGCATATAACAAGAAAAGACTAACCAATAACAAGAGATTACAATGACAGATAACCTCGTGAAAAGATGGATTTGTTTAGtagttgttccggtgttgaaacggatggaacaatgggcttcgaatgaaggcccttttgaatGTGTTGAAGATTTTGTTAGCTTGAATGAGTattgtccgaattcacctgcacaaagacaatgttactagcctcgggggtgtttccgaggaaagcccctccgatgcctaagtaagaacaatgctcggattctagagagagaagttctctagagagtagtcttaaggcaataaattggacgtaccttgaggtttcagccttggcggcctatttatagtgtttgcataataaatgcccataggtcatttattgctattgggccttgggccttggttgatggctgaatagccttgGTGGTGGAGgcaggtttgatgttgttgaattgagccattgggctttggacttagtggcccaattgatattcaattgggagcccaaacaacatgcccccagACCCAGTCCATTtggaattaaatgggtgggtttccagctgtaaGAAGTCCAAAGACTCCCTCTcttttttcgaaaaatagagtgGTTTGAATTCGTGAATGGTTGACAAGTGTTAAGGGGTGGAAGTTGGGCGGTTTTCAGAACGTGGCCTATAAATACCGCACTTCCTTCTtcatttcgaactttatttgcTCAAACGTTCTCCATTCTTCTTAAGAATTCCGGGGATTCCATTTGGTGTTTTCTTCAGATCTTTGCATATTTGCTACGAATCTGCCTCGGGACCTGATTTCATTTGTT
This sequence is a window from Spinacia oleracea cultivar Varoflay chromosome 1, BTI_SOV_V1, whole genome shotgun sequence. Protein-coding genes within it:
- the LOC110798989 gene encoding subtilisin-like protease SBT4.15, with protein sequence MLEKLSDIIVITKMKIFVLLLFIINLVGVTFIHGSNDTERKSYIVYMGELSHGLQGLAVESHHHNLLAETIGDESVARGAKIHSYGKSFNGFAARLLPEEAKRLSGKSGVVSVFPNTIRKLLTTRSWDFLGMPENLKQRNLQRESNVIVGLLDTGIYVDAPSFSDQGYSPPPSKWKGKCDKGLNFTGCNRKVIGARYYNLGEDTGMDLSPTDQDGHGTHTSSTAAGSSVKRASLYGLAKGTARGGVPNGRIAMYKVCGSFGCSDMNILAALDDAISDGVDIISVSIGGPVKDFMDDVLAIGSFHAMKKGILTVCAGGNEGPSQGTVNNIAPWILTVAATNMDREFHTMVELANGVKFNGMSINTFSPKKTMYPLTSSALAYNGTDSPYLNKSTCESGTLMEKKVKGKIVLCLGYVSADWTVKQSRGAGTIIALDYPEDTASTTLIPASFVSAKQGYQIAQYINSTKSAQAIIHKTLSITTTKTPVVASFSSRGPSPQTIAKNILKPDISAPGIDILAGYTKLVSITNDVHDKRINSFNIISGTSMACPHVSGAAAYVKAFHPDWSPAAIKSALMTTAKPVNGSGTEDPLSSGSGLLNPVAAVHPGLVYDLSPNDYIRYLCSEDYNGTTLALVHNNNNKYNCSKFKPGLGADSLNYPSMHLQLGASDTHISKVFHRTVTHVGHGPAIYKSKVTSPNGLSIKIIPDVLSFTNTHQKYSFKVVVEGSITNSTPYTLTSFLEWFHSNNIVRSPILIFRPIV